One Setaria viridis chromosome 5, Setaria_viridis_v4.0, whole genome shotgun sequence genomic region harbors:
- the LOC117858096 gene encoding 3'-5' exonuclease encodes MGETKVYTVRFEGDAITTTVTSSCEAVEDWLDEVRSVHRRRLHKLVVGLDVEWRPLFGPGYSPTALLQLCVGRRCLIFQLLHADYIPEALAEFLADPDFRFVGVGVEADAERLSNDYNMQVTNMVDLAELAAEEMGRPDLRNAGMKAIASAVMGANVDKPQWVRLGPWDAYDLSHEQVEYACVDAFVSFEVGRMLLTGDY; translated from the coding sequence ATGGGCGAGACCAAGGTGTACACCGTGAGGTTCGAGGGCGACGCGATCACCACCACCGTGACATCCTCCTGCGAGGCCGTGGAGGACTGGCTCGACGAGGTCCGctccgtccaccgccgccgcctgcacaAGCTCGTCGTCGGGCTGGACGTGGAGTGGAGGCCCCTCTTCGGCCCCGGGTACAGCCCCACCGCGCTCCTCCAGCTCTGCgtcggccgccgctgcctcatCTTCCAGCTCCTCCACGCCGACTACATCCCCGAGGCGCTGGCCGAGTTCCTCGCCGACCCCGACTTCAGATTCGTCGGCGTGGGCGTGGAGGCGGACGCGGAGCGGCTCAGCAACGACTACAACATGCAGGTGACCAACATGGTGGACCTGGCCGAGCTCGCGGCGGAGGAGATGGGCCGTCCGGACCTCCGCAACGCGGGGATGAAGGCCATCGCGAGCGCCGTCATGGGCGCCAACGTCGACAAGCCGCAGTGGGTGAGGCTTGGCCCCTGGGACGCCTACGACCTCTCCCACGAACAGGTCGAGTACGCCTGCGTCGACGC